GCATCCGCGTGCGCAGCTTCTTGCGGGCCAGCTCCGCGTCCACCTCCAGCATCGCCTTCTTCATGAGGTCGGCCGCCGTGCCTTGAATCGGCATGTTGATGGCGGCGCGCTCGGCGGCCTGCACCACCTGGCGGTTCTTCGCGCTCAGGTCCCCCATGGGCCGACGCCGTCCGAAGAGCGTCTCCACGTAGCCCCGCTCGCGCGCCACCCGCACCGTCTCGTCCAGGTAGCGCTTGATGCCGGCGTAGCGCGTGAAGTAGCGCTCGATGATGTCGCGCGCCTCCTCCTCGGGGATGTTCAGGCGCGTGGACAGGCCGTAGGGCGACAGGCCGTAGGCGATGCCGAAGTTGACCATCTTCGCCACCCGGCGCTGCTCCTTCGTCACCTCCGCCTGCGGCACGCCGAAGACCTCCGCCGCGGTGCGGCTGTGGATGTCCTCGTCCCGGGAGAAGGCGTCCAGCAACACCTCGTCCTCGGCGATGTGCGCGAGCAGCCGCAGCTCGATCTGGCTGTAGTCCGCGGAGACGAGCTGGTGGCCCTCGTCGGCGATGAAGGCGCGGCGGATCTCCATGCCCAGCTCGGTGCGGATGGGGATGTTCTGCAGGTTCGGATCCGACGAGGACAGGCGCCCCGTGGCCGTGGCCGCCTGGTGGAAGGTGGTGTGCAGGCGCCCGTCCCTCGTCACCAGCTCCGGCAGCGTGTCCAGGTAGGTGCTCTTGAGCTTGGACAGCGAGCGGTACTCGATGATGGCGCGCGGCAGCGCGTGCTTCTCGGCGAGCTTCTCCAGCACCTCCTGGTCCGTGGACGGGCCCGTCTTGCCGCGCTTGAGCACCGGCAGCTCCAGCTTCTTGTAGAGCACCTCCGCGAGCTGGGGGTTGGAGCCCACGTTGAACTCGGTGCCCGCGAGCTGGTGGATCTCCTTCACCTTGGCGTCGCACTCGGTGCCCACCTTCTCGGAGATCTTCCGCAGCGTCGCCACGTCCACCTTCACGCCCCGCTCCTCCATGCGCGCGAGGATGGGCACGAGCGGCACCTCCAGCTCCCTGGCGAGCCGGTTGAGGCCCAGGGGCTCCAGCTCCTCCTGGAGCCCGGGCACGAGCCGCCGCGCCACGTCCGCGCGCACCGCGTACGCCACGGCCACCTCCCCGGGCGAGAAGTCCTTCAGGGGCCGCGGCTTGCGTCCGCCCGTGGCGGGCAGCTCGGGCAGGTCCACCTGCATCCGCTCGCGGGCGAGGAACTCCAGGGAGTGGTCGCGCCGCGACGCATCCAGCAGGTAGCTCAACAGCTCGACGTCGTCCTCCCCTCCCCGCAGGTGGATGCCCTCGCGCGAGAGCAGGAGCCACAGCGCCTTGAGGCCGTGCCCGCCCTTCTTCACCCCCTCGTCCTCCAGCACATCCGCGAGCGCGCGCTTGAAGTCCGCGGGCTTCGCCTGCTCCACGCCCAGCCCCTCGTGGCGCAGGGGCACGTAGCGCGTGGTGCCGTCCGGCAGCGCCACCCCGAGCCCCACCAGCGTGGCGGACAGGGGCAGACCCTCGTAGGCGGGAAAGAGCGTCACCCGCCCCGCCTGACGGATGGCCGCGGCGAGCGCCTCGAGCGCCTCCTTCGTGGTGACCTGCTCCGTCTCCATCTGGAGCTTCGTGGGCTCGCGGGCGGGCAGCTCCTTGAGCAGCGCGGAGAACTCCAGCTCGGTGAAGAGCGGGCGCAGGAGCTCCTCGCGCAGGGGCTGGCGCACGAGCTGGGGGATGCTCGCGTCCAGCTTCAGGTCCGTGCGGAACGTCACCAGGTCGCGCGCGAGCAGCAGGCTGTCGCGGTGCGCCTCCAGGGCCGCGCGCATCTTCGGCTTCTTCACCTCGGTGAGCCGCGAGAGCAACGCGTCCACGCCGCCAAACTGGGTGAGCAGCTCCACCGCGCTCTTCGGGCCGATGCCC
Above is a window of Cystobacter fuscus DNA encoding:
- the polA gene encoding DNA polymerase I, with amino-acid sequence MVPPPSNGAPRLVLIDASSFIFRAYHAIPPLTTRQGIPTNATLGFTRQVLKALRELEPTHVALAFDKESRAERQKIDPNYKANRKAMPEDLAQQFPYIRRVVEGLALPILEVAGWEADDVIGTLAQRAVAEGFDVLVVTGDKDFVQIVSEHVHLYDPQNERYTDPAEVKERLGIEPAQMRDYLALIGDAIDNVPKVPGIGPKSAVELLTQFGGVDALLSRLTEVKKPKMRAALEAHRDSLLLARDLVTFRTDLKLDASIPQLVRQPLREELLRPLFTELEFSALLKELPAREPTKLQMETEQVTTKEALEALAAAIRQAGRVTLFPAYEGLPLSATLVGLGVALPDGTTRYVPLRHEGLGVEQAKPADFKRALADVLEDEGVKKGGHGLKALWLLLSREGIHLRGGEDDVELLSYLLDASRRDHSLEFLARERMQVDLPELPATGGRKPRPLKDFSPGEVAVAYAVRADVARRLVPGLQEELEPLGLNRLARELEVPLVPILARMEERGVKVDVATLRKISEKVGTECDAKVKEIHQLAGTEFNVGSNPQLAEVLYKKLELPVLKRGKTGPSTDQEVLEKLAEKHALPRAIIEYRSLSKLKSTYLDTLPELVTRDGRLHTTFHQAATATGRLSSSDPNLQNIPIRTELGMEIRRAFIADEGHQLVSADYSQIELRLLAHIAEDEVLLDAFSRDEDIHSRTAAEVFGVPQAEVTKEQRRVAKMVNFGIAYGLSPYGLSTRLNIPEEEARDIIERYFTRYAGIKRYLDETVRVARERGYVETLFGRRRPMGDLSAKNRQVVQAAERAAINMPIQGTAADLMKKAMLEVDAELARKKLRTRMLLQVHDELLFEAPDDEVEAVKELSRRCMGAVMTLKVPLKVEVGAGNTWADAH